Proteins found in one Arachis stenosperma cultivar V10309 chromosome 8, arast.V10309.gnm1.PFL2, whole genome shotgun sequence genomic segment:
- the LOC130944726 gene encoding pentatricopeptide repeat-containing protein At1g08070, chloroplastic-like, with protein MVAPPVAPTWPAPSKTLIPDFPSENTKQLILQQCKTRADLTQVHALLIKTRLIHTTSLSLSLLESAALIVPDALDYALSIFRHHHHHLRLRRCDTSAYNIMIRALTYHHYPRDAILLFNHMSRNLVPPDHFTFCAAFKACSAVKAMIEAQQIHAHVLKRGFQSYGFIENTLIHVYAICAGVAVARRVFDEMPQRDRVAWNAMLAGYAKNGYWDEVVGLFLMMREQQSVVGFDDVTMITVLTACGRLVNLELGEWVRDYVEANGMMGNLSLMTSLIDMYAKCGHVDKARTLFDQLKCRDVVAWSAMISGYSQAKRCSNALALFSEMQKANVEPNEVTMVSVLYSCGVLGAMETGKWVHFYVNKKKMKLTVTLGTALIDFYAKCGSIESAIEVFEKMPEKNVFSWTAIIHGLANNGKGKRALEFFRLMKEANVEPNDVTFIGALSACSHVGLVGEGRALFQSMTRDFRIEPGMEHYGCMVDILGRAGLIEEAYEFIKSMPIKPNAIVWRTLLASCRAHKNVPIGEESFRKITQLEPAHSGDYILLSNAYALAGQSEDAKRIRSQMRELGIKKSPGCSLIELEGVVHEFFSEDDEHSYSKEIYNANEQMIERIKLYGYEPNISEARIDAEEEDKVVSVSHHSEKLAIAFGLIKTQPGAAIRISKNLRVCGDCHNATKIISKVYNRKIVVRDRNRFHHFQDGSCSCNDFW; from the exons ATGGTGGCGCCACCGGTAGCACCGACGTGGCCGGCACCGTCCAAAACCCTAATCCCTGACTTCCCATCGGAGAACACAAAACAACTCATTCTCCAACAATGCAAGACACGCGCCGACCTCACACAAGTCCACGCGCTCCTCATCAAGACGCGCCTCATCCACACCACttccctctccctctccctcctCGAATCCGCCGCACTCATCGTTCCCGATGCCCTCGACTATGCTCTCTCAATCTTccgccaccaccaccatcacctcCGCCTCCGCCGCTGCGACACCTCCGCTTACAACATCATGATAAGGGCTCTCACTTATCACCACTACCCGAGAGATGCCATCCTCCTTTTCAATCACATGTCCCGAAACCTCGTACCTCCTGACCATTTCACCTTCTGCGCCGCCTTCAAAGCCTGCTCCGc GGTTAAGGCGATGATTGAAGCGCAGCAGATTCATGCTCATGTTCTCAAGCGGGGATTTCAGTCCTATGGATTCATTGAGAACACGTTGATTCATGTGTATGCAATTTGTGCTGGGGTAGCGGTTGCTCGCCgggtgtttgatgaaatgcctcaAAGAGATCGTGTGGCTTGGAATGCAATGTTAGCAGGCTATGCCAAGAACGGATACTGGGACGAGGTAGTTGGATTGTTTTTGATGATGCGGGAACAACAAAGTGTTGTAGGTTTCGATGATGTTACCATGATTACTGTTTTGACTGCGTGCGGCAG GTTGGTGAATTTGGAGTTGGGAGAGTGGGTTAGGGACTATGTTGAGGCCAATGGAATGATGGGTAACCTTAGTTTGATGACTTCACTCATTGACATGTATGCAAAGTGTGGCCATGTTGACAAGGCAAGAACCTTGTTTGATCAATTGAAATGTAGAGATGTCGTTGCATGGAGTGCTATGATTTCAGGATACAGTCAAGCGAAACGATGCAGCAATGCGCTTGCTCTGTTCAGTGAGATGCAGAAGGCTAATGTGGAACCCAATGAGGTTACTATGGTTAGTGTGCTTTACTCTTGTGGGGTTCTTGGAGCTATGGAAACCGGTAAATGGGTTCATTTCTAtgtgaacaagaagaagatgaagctCACTGTCACTCTTGGGACAGCACTCATTGATTTCTATGCGAAATGCGGGTCTATAGAGAGTGCAATCGAGGTATTTGAGAAGATGCCAGAGAAGAATGTGTTCTCATGGACCGCAATTATTCATGGTCTGGCTAATAACGGCAAGGGGAAGAGAGCTCTGGAGTTCTTTCGTTTGATGAAGGAAGCAAATGTTGAGCCAAATGATGTGACTTTCATTGGTGCACTCTCTGCTTGCAGCCATGTCGGTTTGGTTGGGGAAGGTCGAGCTCTTTTtcaaagcatgactagagattTCAGAATAGAACCAGGGATGGAGCACTATGGCTGTATGGTTGATATTCTTGGTCGAGCTGGTTtaattgaagaagcttatgagTTTATCAAGAGCATGCCTATTAAACCAAATGCAATTGTTTGGAGAACACTGCTAGCTTCTTGCAGGGCACACAAAAATGTTCCaattggtgaagaatcctttagAAAGATAACTCAATTGGAGCCTGCTCATAGCGGGGATTACATACTGCTATCGAACGCGTACGCCTTGGCAGGTCAAAGCGAGGATGCTAAGAGAATAAGGTCTCAAATGAGAGAATTGGGGATCAAGAAATCACCTGGTTGTAGCTTGATTGAGTTAGAAGGTGTGGTTCATGAGTTCTTTTCTGAAGATGATGAACATTCTTACTCAAAGGAGATATATAATGCAAATGAACAGATGATCGAAAGAATTAAGTTATATGGGTATGAACCAAATATTTCGGAGGCAAGGATAGATGCAGAGGAGGAGGATAAAGTAGTTTCTGTATCTCACCATAGTGAGAAGCTGGCTATTGCATTTGGTCTCATTAAAACTCAACCGGGGGCTGCCATTAGAATTTCCAAGAACCTTAGAGTTTGTGGTGATTGCCACAATGCCACAAAGATAATATCCAAGGTTTATAATAGAAAAATTGTGGTTAGGGACCGGAACAGGTTCCATCATTTCCAAGATGGATCATGCTCTTGTAATGATTTTTGGTAA
- the LOC130944727 gene encoding serine/threonine-protein kinase STY13-like — protein sequence MESGGANNFYSVDDEFRLDTKWLIDPKHLYVGPRIGEGAHAKVYEGKYKDQAVAIKILHKGETPEDIAKREGRFAREVAMLSRVQHKNLVKFIGACKEPVMVIVTELLLGGTLRKYLLNMRPKCLDRHLAIGFALDIARAMECLHSHGIIHRDLKPDNLLLTEDQKIVKLADFGLAREESLTEMMTAETGTYRWMAPELYSTVTLRQGEKKHYNHKVDAYSFAIVLWELIHNKVPFEGMSNLQAAYAAAFKNVRPSAENLPEQLAEILTLCWQEDPNARPNFTQIIQMLLNYLYTIAPPEPMIPSRIFTSENTVLPPESPGTRSLMAKRDDTGDTPRATDETRLNSFLCCFSQCY from the exons ATGGAATCTGGTGGAGCTAATAACTTCTACTCAGTTGATGATGAGTTCAGATTGGATACCAAGTGGCTTATTGATCCTAAGCATCTCTATGTTGGGCCACGGATTGGTGAAGGGGCTCATGCCAAAGTCTATGAGGGAaa ATACAAAGACCAGGCTGTTGCTATCAAAATTCTACACAAAGGAGAGACTCCGGAAGATATCGCCAAGCGAGAAGGCCGGTTCGCGAGGGAGGTTGCCATGTTGTCTAGAGTGCAGCATAAGAACTTGGTGAAG TTTATTGGTGCATGCAAGGAGCCTGTGATGGTGATAGTCACTGAGCTCTTGTTGGGAGGAACACTGCGGAAGTATTTGCTTAACATGCGACCGAAATGCTTGGACAGACATCTTGCCATTGGTTTTGCGCTTGATATTGCGCGCGCCATGGAATGCCTGCATTCCCATGGGATTATCCACCGTGATCTTAAACCCG ATAACTTGCTATTGACCGAAGACCAAAAAATAGTCAAGCTAGCAGATTTCGGCTTAGCAAGAGAAGAATCATTAACTGAGATGATGACTGCAGAAACAGGAACTTACCGTTGGATGGCTCCGGAG TTGTATAGCACTGTCACACTGAGGCAGGGTGAGAAGAAGCATTACAATCATAAAGTCGATGCATATAGCTTCGCAATCGTGTTGTGGGAGCTCATACACAACAAAGTTCCTTTTGAAGGCATGTCAAACCTTCAGGCAGCATATGCTGCAGCCTTCAAG AATGTAAGACCAAGTGCAGAGAATCTTCCTGAGCAATTGGCCGAAATCCTAACTTTGTGCTGGCAAGAGGATCCAAACGCCCGACCGAACTTCACTCAGATAATCCAGATGCTCCTGAATTATCTTTACACCATTGCGCCGCCAGAACCCATGATTCCTTCAAGAATATTCACTTCCGAGAACACTGTCTTGCCACCAGAGTCACCCGGTACTAGGTCCTTGATGGCAAAACGCGATGACACTGGGGATACACCAAGAGCAACAGATGAAACCAGGCTTAATAGTTTTCTTTGCTGCTTCAGCCAGTGTTATTAA
- the LOC130944681 gene encoding plant intracellular Ras-group-related LRR protein 9-like, which yields MDPNPTNFPILSYVMSRLPSLTPKTAADSNNNLDDLEQPPPLSDAAAASSVGPLGPQLLGQMPNLDDANLLASMGGAISDVAQARSVLNLIGDRPTHEEVDAARADLADLEARLSRQLEEIVLEPRPADVDIHTWRARQAERELKCREEAEKERRVVKSVIQLDEMHDAYERLLADAEKRLVRIYGGAGDAADDAGVAAGGDELNEEVAEILQEAYGKGMERVDLSGRRLRLLPEAFGRISGLVVLDASANQLSTIPDSIAGLQNLEELNLSSNLLTSLPDSIGLLQKLKFLNISGNKLSALPDPICQCRSLVELDVSFNSLTYLPTNIGYELPNLKKLMIQLNKIRSLPSSICELKSLRYLDAHFNELHGLPIAIGRLTSLEVLNLSSNFSDLKELPETFGDLTNLKELDLSNNQIHALPDTFGRLENLTKLNLDQNPIELPPMEIVNQGVEAVKTFMAKRWIDILLEEERKSNQEMQEQAQNGWLTRSTSWLKNVSGNVIGYLGTVGSPMAPKSPKDAYLDQQL from the exons aTGGATCCAAATCCAACTAACttcccaatcctttcttacgtCATGTCTCGTCTCCCTTCTCTGACTCCCAAAACCGCCGCAGATTCCAATAATAACCTTGACGACCTCGAGCAGCCGCCTCCACTCTCCGATgctgctgctgcttcttctgTGGGCCCACTCGGCCCACAATTATTGGGCCAGATGCCCAACCTTGACGACGCTAACCTCCTCGCCTCCATGGGCGGTGCAATCTCCGACGTCGCTCAGGCCCGATCGGTTCTCAATCTAATTGGCGACCGCCCTACTCACGAGGAAGTCGACGCCGCCAGGGCGGACCTTGCTGACCTGGAGGCCAGGCTGTCACGCCAGCTGGAGGAGATCGTTCTGGAGCCCAGGCCCGCTGACGTGGATATCCACACTTGGCGGGCCCGGCAGGCCGAGAGGGAGCTCAAGTGCAGGGAGGAAGCGGAGAAGGAGAGGCGTGTCGTCAAGTCGGTCATACAGCTCGATGAGATGCACGATGCGTACGAGAGGCTTCTCGCTGACGCCGAGAAGCGACTCGTTAGGATCTACGGCGGTGCCGGAGATGCCGCCGATGACGCCGGTGTTGCTGCTGGTGGTGATGAGCTGAACGAAGAGGTTGCGGAAATACTGCAGGAAGCTTACGGGAAAGGGATGGAGAGGGTGGATCTTTCTGGCCGGCGGTTGCGGTTGTTGCCGGAGGCGTTTGGGAGGATTTCCGGCCTTGTGGTGCTTGATGCATCCGCCAATCAGCTTTCG ACAATTCCCGACTCGATAGCTGGATTGCAAAATCTGGAGGAGCTTAATCTATCTTCAAACCTTTTGACATCACTTCCAGATTCAATCGGGTTATTGCAAAAACTGAAATTTCTCAATATCTCTGGAAATAAGCTGAGTGCCCTTCCTGATCCCATCTGTCAGTGCAG GTCATTGGTGGAGCTGGATGTAAGCTTTAACAGTCTGACATATTTGCCAACGAACATTGGATATGAACTGCCAAACTTAAAGAAACTCATGATTCAACTGAACAAGATTCGATCTCTACCGTCATCTATCTGTGAGTTGAAGTCGCTGCGCTATCTGGATGCTCACTTTAATGAGCTACATGGACTTCCCATTGCAATTGGGAGACTCACCAGTCTGGAAGTTCTCAACCTGAGCAGTAACTTCAGTGACCTCAAAGAACTACCCGAGACGTTTGGTGATTTGACTAACCTCAAAGAATTAGATCTCAGCAACAATCAAATTCATGCACTTCCTGATACATTTGGTCGCCTTGAAAATTTGACGAAGCTTAACTTGGATCAGAATCCTATTGAATTACCACCAATGGAGATTGTAAATCAAGGCGTCGAGGCTGTAAAAACCTTTATGGCGAAGAGATGGATTGATATATTGCTAGAGGAAGAAAGGAAAAGCAACCAAGAAATGCAAGAGCAAGCACAGAATGGATGGTTAACACGAAGCACGTCGTGGTTGAAGAATGTTTCCGGGAATGTAATTGGGTATCTTGGAACAGTTGGATCACCTATGGCACCCAAATCTCCCAAAGATGCTTATCTTGATCAGCAGCTATGA
- the LOC130944034 gene encoding C2 and GRAM domain-containing protein At5g50170: MGDTKRLLKVIANRLDRIFNKKDGSSSKAEDSPETSTILSDSEDFVESLSSPCSFEEAIALMESGDNKQEMPDNLPGGVLVDQVYVVSPYDLNAFLFAPNSQFRKDLAELQGTTNMQEGPWTWKHGDTSCLMRVVSYTKAASKLVKAVNATEEQSYVRVSKDEFAVLVSVSTPEVPYGSTFRVELLYKIMPSGELSSGEKSSHLVVSWGMMFLQSTMMKGMIEGGTRQGLKESFDQFSDLLARNFKVLDLADLSDKEHVLATLQTEDPWNWWTAIKYFSNFTVVSTLFMLLYVLLHISRCSPREPRGLEFKGLELPDSFGELVTSAILIIQLHRVYNMVVHFVQARFQMGTDHGLKANGDGWVVTVALIEAVDLASLESTGLSDPYVILTCNGQTRSSSVKLQTSDPQWNEILEFDAMEEPPSVLDVEVFDFDGPFDQDVSLGRAEINFLKHTSTELADMWIVLEGKLAKSAQSKLHLRIFLDNNKGVETIKEYLEKMEKEVGRKLNLQSPQRNSTFQKLFGLPPEEFLIKEFTCYLKRKMPLQGRMFLSARILGFYANLFGHKTKFFFLWEDIEDIQVHPPTWASVGSPILVIILRKGRGIDARHGAKSIDEEGRLRFHFQSFASFGVASRTIRALWRARTLPYQKEQVMEEHEEQEEGFVIPEDSEYVMDNEGKRSKIYSAEFPIKMRSMMGIFDGGSLEHRIMQRAGCMNYETTSWEPIKPDVFERRVSYRFNRQMSVFGGDVTCTQQKFPNADTGGWIVNEVMTLHGVPFADHFHINFRYEIEKCGIDESGCKCDIYIGIVWLKSSDFQQRIDRNISTKFTIRVKEIFEQVQKEILLMSQNFNGH; encoded by the exons ATGGGTGATACTAAAAGGTTGCTGAAGGTTATTGCTAACCGTTTAGATAGGATCTTCAACAAGAAAGATGGAAGTTCATCAAAAGCTGAGGATTCTCCTGAAACATCCACTATTTTATCTGATTCTGAAGATTTTGTAGAAAGTTTATCTTCTCCTTGTAGCTTTGAAGAAGCAATTGCACTAATGGAATCCGGAGATAACAAACAGGAGATGCCAGATAACTTGCCGGGTGGTGTCCTGGTGGATCAGGTTTATGTAGTATCTCCATATGATCTTAATGCATTTCTTTTCGCACCGAATTCACAGTTTAGGAAAGATTTGGCAGAACTGCAGGGGACAACAAATATGCAAGAAGGGCCTTGGACATGGAAACATGGGGACACATCTTGTTTAATGCGAGTTGTTTCGTATACAAAAGCAGCTTCGAAGCTAGTTAAGGCTGTTAATGCCACTGAAGAGCAAAGCTATGTTAGAGTGAGTAAGGATGAATTTGCAGTACTTGTTAGTGTAAGCACACCTGAGGTTCCATATGGGAGCACATTTCGGGTTGAATTGCTTTACAAGATAATGCCGAGTGGCGAATTATCTTCTGGAGAGAAATCATCACATCTTGTGGTATCATGGGGCATGATGTTCCTACAGAGCACAATGATGAAAGGAATGATAGAAGGGGGAACTAGACAAGGACTGAAGGAGAGTTTTGATCAGTTCTCCGACCTACTTGCTCGAAATTTCAAGGTGCTAGATTTGGCAGACTTATCAGACAAGGAACATGTGTTGGCAACTTTGCAGACAGAGGAcccttggaattggtggacgGCAATCAAATACTTTTCGAATTTCACGGTAGTTTCCACTTTGTTTATGCTGTTATATGTTTTGCTGCATATTTCGCGGTGCAGTCCAAGGGAACCTCGCGGCTTGGAATTCAAGGGACTTGAGTTGCCAGATAGCTTTGGAGAGCTTGTTACAAGTGCAATTTTGATCATTCAGTTGCATCGTGTTTACAATATGGTTGTTCACTTTGTGCAGGCTAGATTTCAGATGG GAACTGATCATGGCCTAAAAGCCAATGGGGATGGTTGGGTTGTTACAGTGGCTTTAATTGAGGCGGTCGATTTAGCATCCTTGGAGTCCACAGGGTTGTCGGACCCCTATGTAATTTTAACCTGCAATGGACAAACAAGGTCAAGCTCAGTGAAGCTTCAAACATCTGATCCTCAATGGAATG AGATATTAGAGTTTGATGCTATGGAAGAACCACCATCGGTTTTAGATGTGGAAGTTTTCGATTTTGATGGTCCATTTGACCAGGATGTTTCGCTAGGACGTGCCGAGATCAATTTCCTAAAGCACACATCGACAGAATTGGCCGACATGTGGATTGTGCTTGAAGGAAAGCTCGCCAAATCCGCACAATCGAAGCTGCATCTGAGGATTTTCTTGGACAATAATAAAGGAGTCGAAACGATTAAGGAATATTTGGAGAAAATGGAAAAGGAAGTAGGAAGAAAG TTGAATCTTCAATCGCCTCAACGAAATTCTACATTCCAGAAGCTGTTTGGTTTGCCTCCAGAAGAATTTCTAATCAAAGAATTCACATGTTACCTGAAAAGAAAAATGCCTTTACAG GGAAGGATGTTTCTTTCGGCTAggattcttgggttttatgccAATCTTTTTGGACATAAAACCAAATTTTTCTTCCTTTGGGAAGACATAGAGGACATACAAGTTCATCCTCCAACATGGGCATCAGTAGGAAGCCCTATACTGGTCATAATTCTGCGGAAAGGTCGAGGAATCGATGCAAGGCATGGCGCGAAGTCTATAGACGAAGAAGGAAGGCTTAGGTTCCATTTTCAGTCATTTGCATCGTTCGGTGTGGCCTCCAG AACGATTCGAGCCTTGTGGAGAGCAAGAACACTGCCCTACCAGAAAGAACAAGTTATGGAAGAGCatgaagaacaagaagaaggcTTTGTAATTCCTGAAGACTCTGAATATGTCATGGACAATGAAGGAAAAAGATCCAAGATATATTCTGCAGAATTTCCAATCAAG ATGAGATCAATGATGGGAATTTTTGATGGAGGAAGCTTGGAACATAGAATTATGCAGAGAGCAGGTTGTATGAACTATGAAACTACTTCGTGGGAGCCGATAAAGCCGGATGTCTTTGAAAGGCGCGTTTCGTACAGATTCAATCGTCAAATGTCAGTTTTTGGCGGCGATGTCACATGCACACAACAGAAGTTTCCAAATGCAGACACTGGAGGTTGGATTGTGAATGAGGTTATGACTCTTCATGGTGTCCCATTTGCTGATCACTTCCAT ATAAATTTTAGGTACGAAATTGAGAAATGTGGTATTGATGAAAGTGGTTGCAAGTGTGATATATACATTGGAATTGTGTGGCTCAAGAGCTCTGATTTTCAGCAAAGGATAGATAGGAACATATCAACCAAGTTTACCATTAGAGTGAAGGAAATATTTGAACAGGTTCAGAAAGAGATCTTGTTAATGTCTCAGAATTTTAATGGACATTAG